Proteins from one Paenibacillus amylolyticus genomic window:
- a CDS encoding alpha/beta hydrolase codes for MKILKVNGIDLAYDSYGNDNDETILLIAGLGTQMIRWTIPFCEMLVARGFRVIRFDNRDTGLSTHFSHHPTLDFEALAKTLMSGQLPDIPYTLHDMADDAIGLLDALGIKKAHVVGRSMGGMIAQLAASSYPERVMSLTSIMSTTGNPDLPPTSPEVMSLMTRPAPNPMEDEEGYLAHSLVLAKRITGTGYPFDANEYRSLIREEVQRAYDPGSIGRQIAAIAVSGDRRAQLAKVTVPALIIHGMDDPMFVPACGKDTAQAISGSEFMLLEGMGHDMPPQLFEIIADGIERTARVNVDGSYSEWLA; via the coding sequence ATGAAAATCCTGAAAGTAAACGGTATTGATCTCGCCTATGACAGCTATGGCAACGACAATGACGAAACCATTCTACTGATTGCCGGGCTTGGAACCCAAATGATCCGTTGGACCATTCCATTTTGTGAGATGTTGGTAGCTAGAGGATTTAGAGTTATTCGCTTTGACAATCGTGATACGGGTCTATCTACACACTTTAGTCATCACCCTACGTTAGATTTCGAAGCACTCGCAAAAACCCTGATGTCCGGACAACTTCCAGATATTCCATATACACTTCATGATATGGCTGACGATGCGATTGGACTACTCGATGCCCTTGGGATCAAAAAGGCACATGTCGTTGGACGCTCGATGGGCGGCATGATTGCCCAGCTCGCAGCCAGCAGTTACCCGGAGCGGGTAATGTCCCTTACTTCCATTATGTCGACAACAGGAAATCCCGACCTTCCACCAACATCCCCGGAAGTCATGTCGTTGATGACTCGGCCTGCGCCGAATCCGATGGAGGATGAGGAAGGCTATTTGGCTCATAGCCTTGTTTTAGCCAAACGCATTACCGGCACGGGCTATCCGTTTGATGCGAATGAGTATCGTTCACTCATTCGTGAGGAAGTTCAGCGAGCCTATGACCCGGGAAGTATCGGGCGGCAAATCGCAGCCATTGCTGTTTCTGGCGACCGTCGTGCACAACTGGCAAAGGTAACTGTTCCAGCATTAATTATTCATGGTATGGACGACCCGATGTTTGTCCCGGCATGTGGTAAAGATACGGCGCAAGCCATCTCTGGCTCAGAGTTCATGTTACTAGAAGGCATGGGACATGATATGCCGCCGCAACTGTTTGAAATCATAGCAGATGGAATCGAACGAACAGCCCGGGTCAATGTTGATGGCAGCTATTCAGAATGGTTGGCTTGA
- a CDS encoding DUF2239 family protein → MQTELSQITCTAFAGGKCIAQGTLQDVVSFVKDSLDEDELAQLLIFNNLTGKPIDIDFRGKTVDVLQRLNNPADQVPPEEESQQPTRRVGRPKLGVVSGEVTLLPRQWDWLKSQPGGASVTLRKLVDEARRSGKNESKVRAAQEASYHFMTAMAGDFPQHEEALRALYAGNQDRFYQLIDDWGPDIRDHIKTLAKNAFIKEGEKNNENPESKRY, encoded by the coding sequence ATGCAGACTGAACTATCACAAATAACCTGCACTGCCTTTGCAGGGGGAAAGTGCATTGCCCAAGGCACATTGCAGGACGTTGTGTCTTTTGTAAAGGATAGCCTGGATGAAGATGAACTCGCTCAATTGCTTATTTTTAACAATTTGACGGGAAAACCGATCGATATTGATTTTCGTGGAAAAACCGTTGATGTACTTCAACGGCTGAATAACCCCGCTGACCAAGTACCCCCTGAAGAAGAAAGCCAGCAACCTACCAGACGGGTGGGTCGTCCCAAGCTAGGGGTGGTATCTGGTGAGGTTACTTTGCTTCCGCGACAATGGGATTGGCTCAAATCCCAACCGGGTGGGGCCTCTGTAACCTTACGAAAACTGGTCGATGAAGCTCGTCGTTCCGGGAAAAATGAGAGTAAGGTTCGAGCGGCACAAGAAGCCAGTTATCATTTTATGACGGCTATGGCGGGTGATTTCCCTCAGCATGAGGAGGCCTTGAGAGCACTATATGCCGGGAATCAGGATCGTTTCTATCAATTGATTGACGATTGGGGACCCGATATCAGAGACCATATCAAGACATTAGCCAAAAATGCATTTATAAAAGAAGGAGAGAAGAACAATGAAAATCCTGAAAGTAAACGGTATTGA
- a CDS encoding DUF2961 domain-containing protein: MTTHLQPKGISNMEKFDLLPVLKDGVQVHYEGSIDKQGRNADWDWWLYKDREEWVIFDYCGPGWIYNFVQHRYPESPEPTFSFYFDGEDTPQYVIKASEFGSKFPFVTPLADAYLGPEDNGRGPIRVVRSYVPMPFEKSCRITSDIQLKGAAKGDGGWGHVVYHSYDDSDQISTFTGKENYAPLIEMWSRVGEDPKTAVRYKSRYYEMLAVKAGEKRTILEEVGQGSIASISAAFDPHSFTSEDLQHLWIKASWDKHEQPDIWCPIGVFFGNELGFNPVGVLSHGRRGDGSFYNYFSMPYWEHAVIELVNKGNHDVLLSELHIEFTEERNAVYEKGRTGYFRTSKYYERKATLGSDSIIGQLKGRGHMVAGHVTGFTLKPGTISCEGDVRIHIDGNATPQVESDGSESWVCYGWGFPTPPECNPSSAYDGIPDNPWSMVRMCSGDWYPFQTELVFGIEAGEYNNQYLEHSGILFYYGVDEPGMVLTDEMDIGDPISERDHDYKTEGSRGYYTLDSAYEGDQDDIIIRDRGHETDGYSEFTILIKEDNKGVRLRRRCDQITGRQRAFVHVDGVKVTERTWYTADRNPYKRWLEDEFVIPESYTRGKKELHIRIEFIQDGEARAWNEFHYWVYAMN; this comes from the coding sequence ATGACGACTCATTTACAGCCTAAAGGGATAAGCAATATGGAGAAGTTCGACTTGCTTCCTGTATTAAAAGACGGCGTGCAGGTTCACTATGAAGGAAGCATCGACAAGCAGGGACGAAATGCAGACTGGGACTGGTGGCTTTATAAGGACAGAGAGGAATGGGTCATTTTTGATTATTGCGGCCCAGGCTGGATCTATAATTTTGTCCAACACCGTTATCCCGAAAGTCCGGAACCGACCTTTTCCTTTTATTTTGACGGCGAAGATACACCCCAATATGTGATCAAGGCCTCCGAATTCGGAAGTAAATTTCCTTTCGTAACTCCGCTGGCAGACGCTTATCTTGGCCCCGAGGACAATGGGCGTGGACCGATACGCGTTGTTCGAAGTTATGTCCCTATGCCCTTTGAGAAATCATGCAGAATCACTTCGGATATTCAACTGAAAGGAGCAGCCAAAGGGGATGGCGGGTGGGGCCATGTCGTTTATCATTCCTATGATGACTCTGATCAAATATCTACGTTCACGGGAAAAGAAAACTATGCCCCGCTGATCGAAATGTGGTCTCGGGTTGGTGAAGATCCCAAAACAGCCGTGAGATACAAATCCCGATATTACGAAATGCTGGCCGTTAAAGCAGGAGAGAAACGAACCATTCTGGAAGAGGTGGGTCAAGGCAGTATCGCCTCGATAAGCGCTGCGTTCGATCCCCACTCCTTTACATCCGAAGACCTGCAACACCTCTGGATCAAAGCAAGCTGGGATAAACATGAGCAACCGGATATTTGGTGCCCCATAGGTGTATTCTTCGGCAACGAGCTTGGATTCAATCCTGTCGGCGTACTCTCGCATGGAAGAAGAGGGGACGGATCATTCTATAACTATTTCTCCATGCCGTACTGGGAGCATGCGGTGATTGAACTGGTGAACAAAGGAAACCATGACGTATTGTTATCCGAATTACACATTGAATTTACAGAAGAGCGAAACGCTGTTTATGAGAAGGGTCGAACCGGTTATTTTCGCACATCGAAATATTATGAACGCAAGGCAACACTAGGGTCGGACAGCATCATCGGTCAGCTCAAGGGAAGAGGACACATGGTAGCTGGGCACGTAACAGGTTTTACCCTTAAACCGGGTACAATCAGCTGTGAAGGCGATGTCCGTATCCACATTGACGGCAATGCGACACCACAAGTTGAAAGCGACGGTTCCGAGAGCTGGGTATGTTATGGTTGGGGGTTTCCCACGCCGCCCGAATGTAATCCATCCAGCGCCTATGACGGAATCCCTGACAACCCATGGTCCATGGTCAGAATGTGCAGCGGTGACTGGTATCCGTTTCAGACGGAGCTTGTATTTGGTATCGAAGCAGGCGAGTATAACAACCAGTATCTCGAACATTCAGGCATTCTGTTCTACTATGGTGTGGACGAACCAGGAATGGTACTGACGGACGAAATGGATATTGGCGATCCGATATCGGAGAGGGACCATGATTACAAAACAGAAGGCAGCCGCGGTTACTATACTCTGGATTCAGCTTATGAAGGCGACCAAGACGATATCATAATTCGTGACAGAGGTCATGAGACAGATGGTTATAGCGAATTCACAATCCTCATCAAGGAGGACAACAAAGGTGTAAGGCTGCGGCGGCGATGTGATCAGATCACAGGCAGACAACGGGCCTTCGTTCATGTAGATGGGGTGAAAGTAACAGAAAGAACGTGGTACACGGCGGACCGAAATCCCTATAAACGATGGCTGGAGGATGAGTTTGTAATCCCTGAATCCTATACCAGAGGCAAGAAGGAGCTGCACATCCGAATCGAATTCATTCAGGACGGAGAGGCCAGAGCATGGAATGAATTCCATTATTGGGTATATGCGATGAACTAG
- a CDS encoding L-fucose isomerase, translating to MTDMKHRYESGFPKIGIRPIVDRRKLVKAALAESTMELAHEAAAAITSVLRNPDGSPVQVVIFDTCISGMSEAARCAEQFRKEGVGVLVTVANGWCYPLETMETDPTLPHAVWGFNGTERPGAVYLAALHAAHNQKGLPIFKIYGRHIQNLEERKLPEDVRDQLVRFTRAGLAAALLRGKSYLSIGSVSMGIAGCIVDEDFYQRYLGMRNAYVDMTEVTRRLEKHIYDEQEFRSAMAWADLHCKEGPDPNPESLQIDPESKKENWKTSIRMTLIVRDLMIGNPKLAEMGYEEEAYGYNAIASGFQGQREWTDHLPSADVLEAILCSSFDWNGTREPYMVATENDNLNAITMLFNHYLSHTAQIFADVRAFWSPEAVKRVTDWQPDGLAAAGFIHLINSGPAALDGTGEQLRDGQPVMKPHWEIDEQDVHACLNAVSWRPTYMDQFAGGGYSTNYTTRGGMPVTMARINLIAGLGPVLQLAEGYTLELPEDVHERLDLRTTPTWPTTWFVPNRVAGDPIFDDVYSVMEAWGSNHCAVSYGHIGGDLITLASILRIPVNMHNVEAKRIFRPSAWSAFGTKDHEGADYRACAAYGPLYG from the coding sequence ATGACGGATATGAAGCATCGTTATGAGAGCGGATTTCCAAAGATCGGCATTCGCCCCATCGTGGATCGCCGCAAGCTTGTAAAGGCTGCGCTGGCTGAAAGCACGATGGAACTGGCGCACGAAGCTGCTGCTGCGATTACCTCCGTTCTCCGAAACCCGGACGGCTCCCCCGTGCAGGTTGTCATCTTTGATACATGCATCTCCGGAATGAGCGAAGCGGCCCGTTGTGCCGAGCAATTCAGGAAGGAAGGTGTCGGCGTCCTGGTCACGGTAGCAAACGGTTGGTGTTATCCACTTGAAACGATGGAAACCGACCCAACCTTGCCGCACGCCGTCTGGGGATTCAATGGCACCGAACGGCCCGGTGCGGTCTACCTGGCCGCGCTGCATGCGGCGCATAACCAGAAAGGTCTGCCCATTTTCAAAATCTATGGCAGACATATTCAGAATCTGGAGGAACGCAAACTGCCAGAGGATGTCCGGGATCAACTGGTCCGGTTCACCCGTGCAGGTCTGGCTGCTGCACTGCTGCGAGGAAAATCCTATCTGTCGATCGGTTCCGTCTCCATGGGCATCGCAGGTTGTATTGTAGATGAAGATTTCTACCAGCGTTATCTGGGCATGCGCAACGCCTATGTGGATATGACTGAGGTTACGCGCAGGCTGGAGAAACATATCTATGACGAGCAGGAATTCCGCTCTGCTATGGCTTGGGCCGATCTTCATTGCAAGGAAGGGCCAGATCCCAACCCGGAATCGCTTCAAATTGATCCGGAGAGCAAAAAGGAGAACTGGAAAACTTCCATTCGCATGACGTTGATTGTGCGTGATCTGATGATAGGCAATCCCAAACTGGCCGAAATGGGATACGAAGAAGAGGCGTATGGTTATAATGCCATTGCTTCCGGGTTTCAGGGACAGCGTGAATGGACCGATCACCTTCCCAGTGCAGATGTACTGGAGGCTATTCTGTGCAGTTCATTCGACTGGAATGGCACTCGCGAACCCTACATGGTCGCCACCGAGAACGACAATCTGAACGCCATCACCATGTTGTTCAATCACTATTTGTCGCATACTGCCCAGATTTTTGCGGATGTTCGTGCATTTTGGAGCCCGGAAGCCGTGAAACGCGTAACAGACTGGCAGCCGGATGGTCTGGCTGCGGCAGGGTTCATACATCTGATCAATTCTGGACCGGCGGCGCTTGATGGAACGGGAGAGCAGCTTCGCGACGGTCAGCCCGTGATGAAGCCTCACTGGGAGATTGATGAACAGGACGTTCATGCCTGTCTCAATGCGGTTAGCTGGCGACCAACCTATATGGACCAATTTGCAGGCGGAGGCTATTCTACCAATTATACAACCCGTGGGGGGATGCCCGTCACCATGGCACGCATTAACCTCATAGCCGGGCTGGGGCCGGTGCTTCAGCTTGCGGAAGGGTATACGTTGGAGCTGCCGGAGGACGTGCATGAACGACTGGATCTGCGAACGACGCCAACGTGGCCAACGACATGGTTTGTCCCGAATCGGGTAGCAGGTGATCCGATATTTGATGACGTCTACAGCGTGATGGAAGCCTGGGGTTCGAACCATTGTGCTGTAAGCTATGGCCATATCGGAGGTGACTTGATTACACTTGCGAGCATACTCCGCATTCCGGTTAACATGCACAATGTTGAAGCAAAGCGCATTTTCCGGCCTAGCGCCTGGTCAGCATTTGGCACAAAAGATCATGAGGGTGCAGACTATCGTGCTTGTGCTGCATATGGCCCTTTATATGGCTAA
- a CDS encoding alpha-L-rhamnosidase, with the protein MVLPALHTLPPRLSLKISTEAGEWQVSIDEHYTHRCMAADYEGTIAFRTTVGQKATFRDLKLSGSDGCVLYSNRFYDPQTTHFTTDTISPSGNGLVLAENMLSICEAPIPVDSPLFRKTFELPSSAVEARLRIYSVGWYELCINGNRADNRVLAPANSPYSRRMLYDTYDVTHLLQDKDNVLGVWLGNGYHFNYSRWGWKWNQDKAFIMQLDLQFEDGSKRTIITDESWSFASSPIRSNDIYDGESYDARQEHIGWDQPGFLENGKWSRAVTAEPPVGKLEANIQPPVVPHNPVEPIAVLRPRPGVDVYDFGQNMAGWVRIQVTGPEGSQVMLRYSELVDEQGNIDPWTNRNAKATDTYILRGETEERYEPRFTYHGFRYVEVSGEADHLSIQAIPIHADVEPAGSFESSDEGLNQLYSNIRWSYLNNLVSIPTDCCQRDERTPCLMDSAVVEEAGMHHSNMQNYYRKWLGDIEESTTNPDWSGDKVFLPWRLYQHYNDLDILRQRYPSMKAYIDHLHQEWPDHQVKDGFGDWCPPNDDGWENYFHEVELVNTSIYYKITSIVAETAMILDMSADHEHYSKLARDINQAFHRHWDVGNGVYSSGSQTAQLLPLAFGMVPVKERPSAAKRLVEAIEEHGGHLHTGIYGTRYLIDVLADYGYIDVAYELLSKKEYPGFGYQIERGATTLWEQWSEKGGMHSHDHAMFGGISVSFYTRLAGIRPDSPGYEKIWIEPMIPSKLERVSASLRTAHGLIAVAWKKTRQVFIWR; encoded by the coding sequence ATGGTTTTACCTGCACTGCACACACTTCCTCCACGTCTATCACTCAAGATAAGTACGGAAGCCGGAGAATGGCAGGTATCCATTGATGAACATTACACGCATCGCTGCATGGCAGCGGATTATGAAGGAACGATTGCATTCCGGACGACAGTCGGGCAAAAGGCAACCTTCCGTGATCTAAAGCTCAGCGGGAGTGATGGCTGCGTGCTGTACTCCAACCGCTTTTATGATCCGCAGACGACTCATTTTACCACAGATACAATTAGCCCTTCGGGGAATGGGCTTGTGCTTGCGGAAAATATGCTGTCGATCTGTGAGGCACCCATACCTGTTGACAGCCCTCTGTTTCGCAAAACATTTGAATTGCCGTCGTCCGCAGTTGAAGCCAGATTGCGCATCTATTCGGTAGGTTGGTATGAGCTCTGCATCAACGGGAACCGGGCAGATAACCGAGTTCTGGCTCCAGCCAATTCGCCATATTCCCGCAGAATGCTCTATGACACCTATGACGTGACCCATCTGCTTCAAGACAAAGATAACGTACTCGGCGTGTGGCTCGGGAATGGTTACCATTTCAATTATTCACGGTGGGGATGGAAATGGAATCAGGATAAAGCCTTTATCATGCAATTGGACCTCCAGTTTGAGGATGGCAGCAAGCGTACGATTATAACCGATGAATCTTGGTCATTCGCGTCAAGCCCGATACGTTCCAATGATATCTATGACGGAGAGTCCTATGATGCACGACAGGAGCACATCGGTTGGGATCAACCGGGATTTCTTGAAAACGGAAAGTGGTCGAGGGCAGTAACTGCCGAACCACCTGTCGGCAAGCTTGAAGCGAACATACAACCTCCTGTTGTACCTCACAACCCGGTCGAGCCCATCGCTGTTCTAAGGCCACGTCCAGGTGTGGACGTATACGATTTTGGTCAGAACATGGCAGGGTGGGTTCGCATTCAGGTAACAGGCCCGGAAGGCAGTCAAGTGATGCTGAGATACAGCGAGCTGGTCGATGAACAAGGCAACATTGATCCCTGGACGAATCGAAATGCCAAAGCAACCGACACATACATTCTCCGTGGGGAGACGGAAGAACGTTATGAACCTCGCTTCACGTATCACGGGTTCCGTTATGTGGAAGTCAGCGGTGAGGCAGATCATCTCTCCATTCAGGCCATTCCCATTCATGCAGATGTAGAGCCGGCAGGCAGCTTTGAAAGTTCGGATGAAGGACTCAATCAGCTCTACAGCAATATTCGATGGTCGTACCTCAACAATCTGGTCAGCATACCCACGGACTGCTGTCAGCGAGATGAACGTACGCCTTGTCTCATGGATTCCGCTGTTGTGGAGGAAGCCGGCATGCACCATTCCAATATGCAGAATTACTATCGCAAATGGCTCGGAGATATTGAAGAAAGCACGACCAACCCGGACTGGAGCGGAGACAAAGTCTTTCTTCCTTGGCGTCTCTACCAGCATTATAACGATCTGGATATCTTGCGCCAGCGTTATCCGTCCATGAAAGCATATATTGACCATCTGCATCAGGAGTGGCCAGACCATCAGGTGAAGGATGGCTTTGGGGACTGGTGTCCTCCCAATGATGATGGTTGGGAGAACTACTTCCACGAAGTCGAACTGGTGAATACAAGTATTTACTACAAAATCACGTCCATTGTTGCCGAAACGGCGATGATCCTGGACATGAGCGCAGATCATGAACATTATTCGAAGCTGGCTCGGGATATCAACCAGGCCTTTCATCGCCATTGGGACGTGGGGAACGGCGTTTACAGTAGCGGTTCCCAGACTGCTCAGCTGCTGCCGCTCGCTTTTGGCATGGTGCCGGTCAAAGAGCGGCCCTCAGCTGCAAAGCGGCTAGTGGAAGCTATTGAGGAACATGGCGGTCATCTTCATACCGGTATCTATGGCACCAGATATCTGATTGACGTGCTGGCGGACTACGGATACATCGATGTTGCCTATGAGCTTCTGAGCAAGAAGGAATATCCCGGGTTCGGATACCAGATTGAGCGCGGAGCTACGACGCTCTGGGAGCAATGGAGCGAGAAAGGTGGCATGCATTCCCATGACCACGCCATGTTCGGGGGCATCAGTGTTTCTTTTTACACGCGACTGGCTGGTATTAGGCCCGACTCTCCCGGTTACGAAAAAATATGGATTGAGCCGATGATCCCCTCGAAGTTGGAAAGGGTGAGCGCTTCGCTCAGGACGGCACATGGGCTCATTGCAGTAGCGTGGAAAAAGACGAGGCAGGTCTTCATATGGAGGTGA